A stretch of the Effusibacillus pohliae DSM 22757 genome encodes the following:
- the nrdR gene encoding transcriptional regulator NrdR: MRCPYCQHTDSRVLESRANEDHTTIRRRRECPACSKRFTTYEKIEMAPLLVVKKDGRREEFSRDKLLRGILKACEKRPIAIESIEQVADSIEREIRTEYDKEVPAASIGEKVMEKLRKLDPVAYVRFASVYRQFRDVESFAQEILRLLDSKTLGGDK; encoded by the coding sequence ATGCGTTGTCCATACTGTCAACACACCGATTCGCGGGTGCTCGAATCGCGGGCGAACGAGGATCATACGACGATTCGCAGGCGACGGGAGTGTCCGGCTTGTTCGAAGCGATTCACCACGTACGAAAAAATCGAGATGGCCCCCTTGCTGGTCGTCAAAAAAGACGGCCGCCGCGAGGAATTTTCGCGGGACAAGTTGTTGCGCGGGATTTTGAAAGCGTGCGAAAAACGGCCGATCGCCATCGAATCGATCGAGCAAGTCGCCGACTCGATCGAACGCGAGATTCGAACGGAGTATGACAAGGAAGTCCCTGCTGCATCGATCGGTGAAAAAGTGATGGAAAAACTGCGTAAACTGGATCCGGTGGCGTATGTCCGGTTTGCCAGCGTGTACCGGCAATTCCGGGATGTCGAGTCATTTGCCCAGGAGATTTTGCGGCTGCTCGACTCCAAAACGTTAGGAGGAGACAAATGA
- a CDS encoding TIGR01457 family HAD-type hydrolase, which yields MAESNHWLRECDGFLLDLDGTLYRGTEVIPHAKEFVEWLKRTGKNYLFVTNNSSRLPEQVAATLLDMGIPAEADRVFTSSQATVRYIQDHCRTEAPSVYAIGEEGLLAALTEMGVQFEEERPDYVVVGIDRQFTYQKLLTASLAIQRGAIFLATNADKRLPTEKGLLPGAGSLARAVAAASGVEPVWIGKPEARMIQYGMQRIGTSPGRTVVIGDNLETDILAGHNAGIRSVLVLTGYSSRQDAAAADCQPDLIVEDLAELLAMMQM from the coding sequence ATGGCAGAATCGAATCACTGGCTGCGGGAATGCGACGGCTTCCTGCTCGATCTGGACGGAACGCTGTATCGGGGGACCGAAGTCATCCCGCATGCGAAAGAGTTTGTGGAGTGGTTGAAGCGGACCGGAAAAAACTATCTGTTTGTGACCAACAATTCCTCGCGGTTGCCTGAACAAGTGGCCGCCACGTTGCTCGACATGGGGATTCCGGCGGAGGCGGACCGTGTGTTCACATCGAGCCAGGCAACGGTCAGATACATACAGGATCACTGCCGGACTGAGGCACCGTCGGTCTACGCGATCGGCGAGGAGGGATTGCTGGCGGCCCTCACGGAGATGGGGGTGCAGTTTGAGGAAGAGCGGCCGGATTATGTGGTGGTCGGAATTGACCGCCAGTTTACCTATCAGAAGCTGCTGACCGCCAGTCTTGCGATTCAGCGCGGAGCGATTTTTCTTGCAACGAATGCCGACAAGCGTCTCCCGACCGAAAAAGGGCTCTTGCCCGGCGCGGGCTCGCTCGCTCGTGCAGTTGCCGCTGCGAGCGGTGTGGAACCGGTCTGGATCGGCAAACCGGAAGCCCGCATGATTCAATACGGCATGCAAAGGATCGGAACGTCTCCCGGCAGGACCGTGGTGATCGGCGACAATCTGGAAACGGACATCCTGGCCGGACACAACGCGGGGATCAGAAGCGTGCTCGTCCTGACCGGGTATTCCAGCCGGCAGGACGCGGCAGCGGCAGACTGTCAGCCGGATTTGATCGTCGAGGACCTGGCGGAATTGTTGGCGATGATGCAGATGTAA
- a CDS encoding MBL fold metallo-hydrolase, with translation MRVTRYAHRLPVSTPTLYPATTTNVYVVQDQGQALLIDAGYENPQAAKSIIQYIETLGVRQVIAIALTHHHPDHCPGAKALAECFQCPILCHPLEVQPIEEKIAPWKIGSTLQEGDTMPVGRIAVRVLHTPGHTRGHLNFWLEDEKLLLSGDNIVGEGTTWIGPPDGNLTDYLSTLRRLRDLQPTMIAPGHGDMIDNPGEKIEFFIARRLQREQQILRLLQQNPSTVAELVEAIYRQQVHPSVMWVAERTVLGHLEKLLEEKKIRQEGDRYRIV, from the coding sequence ATGCGCGTAACCCGATACGCCCACCGCTTGCCGGTTTCCACGCCGACCTTGTATCCGGCCACCACCACGAACGTCTATGTGGTGCAAGATCAGGGACAGGCGTTGCTGATTGACGCCGGATACGAAAATCCGCAAGCGGCAAAATCCATCATTCAATATATCGAAACGCTTGGCGTCCGGCAAGTGATCGCCATCGCCCTGACCCACCATCACCCGGACCACTGCCCGGGCGCCAAGGCACTGGCCGAATGTTTCCAATGTCCGATCCTCTGCCACCCGTTGGAAGTGCAACCGATTGAGGAGAAAATCGCACCATGGAAAATCGGTTCCACCCTTCAGGAAGGTGACACAATGCCGGTCGGCCGGATCGCCGTCAGGGTTCTGCACACACCCGGCCATACGCGAGGCCACCTGAATTTCTGGCTGGAAGACGAAAAATTGCTGTTGAGCGGCGACAACATCGTCGGCGAGGGCACGACCTGGATCGGCCCGCCTGACGGCAATCTGACCGACTACCTGTCGACCCTGCGGCGGCTGCGCGATTTGCAACCGACGATGATCGCACCCGGTCACGGGGATATGATCGACAACCCGGGCGAGAAAATCGAATTTTTCATCGCACGGCGGCTGCAGCGGGAACAACAGATTCTCAGGTTGCTGCAGCAAAATCCCTCGACTGTTGCGGAGCTCGTGGAAGCGATCTATCGGCAACAGGTGCACCCGAGCGTAATGTGGGTGGCGGAACGCACGGTCCTCGGCCATCTGGAGAAGCTGTTGGAGGAAAAAAAGATCCGGCAGGAAGGTGACAGATACCGGATTGTTTGA